The following proteins are encoded in a genomic region of Methanobrevibacter boviskoreani JH1:
- a CDS encoding TldD/PmbA family protein: MEYDLDQLEQLITKIEKEVDYVDIRAGSGNGTNIVMKDNKIQEINTGITNGARVRVLKNGAWGFAFTNDLSKIEEVSKTAIKISNSLKSDVELADADVINDKIKTPRKIPVSSVSIDEKIETIKDANKAASLDDVISIGINYSDSESQNVFLNSEGTNIITDQTRVGMWLNVIASNGELIQIGHDSVGGAKGYEVIKDTDIESFGRNVAETAKRLLKAEAAPSGQFPIVTDNTLTGVMIHEALGHAIESDLILQDDSILKDKMNQQIGSDIVNIYDDPTMDAFGHYEYDTEGVKTFKNHVVENGKLVSLLSSRESAGKLGMKSSGNARSAISDQPIVRMSNTYLEPGDMSFDELIEDIRDGIYLKGSRGGQVDTGKGIFQFNASEAFKIENGELTTPLRDVSLSGNILETLKHIDGLGSDFKTSVGFCGKDGQIAPVGDGGPHTRIQNAIVGGSN, from the coding sequence ATGGAATATGATTTAGATCAATTAGAACAACTCATAACAAAAATCGAAAAAGAAGTAGATTATGTAGATATTAGAGCAGGTAGTGGAAACGGTACTAATATCGTTATGAAAGATAATAAAATTCAGGAAATTAATACTGGAATAACAAATGGAGCTAGAGTCAGGGTTCTAAAAAATGGTGCATGGGGATTTGCATTTACCAATGATTTATCAAAAATTGAAGAGGTATCCAAAACTGCAATTAAGATATCAAACAGTTTAAAGAGTGATGTGGAACTTGCCGATGCAGATGTAATTAATGATAAAATCAAAACTCCAAGGAAAATACCGGTATCATCAGTAAGCATTGATGAAAAGATTGAAACAATTAAGGATGCAAATAAAGCAGCAAGCCTCGATGATGTTATAAGTATCGGAATTAACTATTCAGACAGTGAAAGCCAGAATGTCTTTCTAAACAGTGAAGGAACCAATATTATAACAGATCAGACAAGAGTAGGCATGTGGTTAAACGTTATTGCAAGTAATGGGGAACTCATCCAAATAGGACATGACAGTGTTGGTGGCGCTAAAGGATATGAGGTTATAAAAGACACCGATATTGAATCATTTGGAAGAAATGTTGCTGAAACTGCAAAAAGATTGTTAAAAGCAGAAGCTGCTCCATCAGGACAATTTCCAATTGTTACAGACAATACATTAACTGGAGTTATGATTCATGAGGCATTAGGTCATGCAATTGAATCTGATTTAATACTTCAGGATGATTCAATCTTAAAAGATAAGATGAATCAGCAAATAGGATCTGATATTGTAAATATTTATGATGACCCTACAATGGATGCCTTTGGTCATTATGAATATGACACAGAGGGAGTTAAAACCTTTAAAAACCATGTAGTTGAGAATGGTAAATTGGTTTCCCTTTTATCCTCAAGGGAATCTGCAGGAAAATTAGGTATGAAATCATCAGGAAATGCGAGATCTGCCATATCAGACCAACCTATTGTAAGAATGAGTAACACTTATCTTGAACCTGGAGATATGAGTTTCGATGAACTTATAGAGGATATCAGAGACGGAATTTACCTTAAAGGTTCAAGAGGCGGACAAGTAGATACTGGTAAAGGAATATTCCAATTCAATGCAAGTGAGGCATTCAAAATTGAAAATGGTGAGCTAACCACACCATTACGTGATGTTTCATTAAGTGGTAATATACTTGAAACCCTTAAACATATTGACGGATTAGGTTCTGACTTTAAAACCAGTGTTGGATTCTGTGGTAAAGATGGACAAATAGCTCCTGTAGGTGATGGAGGACCACATACAAGAATTCAAAATGCCATTGTAGGTGGAAGTAACTAG
- a CDS encoding TIGR00296 family protein, giving the protein MVLTEEDGQYLIDVAREAIEIYLNNRIKIKVPETCPENLYENLGVFVTLNKNSKLRGCIGYPEPVLPLIEATINSAISAAVSDYRFPIVTEDELESIKIELTVLTKPQLIDVPKEKYLDNINIGEDGLIVEQGFNRGLLLPQVATENNMDEDEFLSHTCLKAGLSPNAWRSDEIKLYKFQGQIFDEE; this is encoded by the coding sequence ATGGTATTAACTGAAGAAGATGGTCAATATCTTATTGATGTTGCAAGAGAGGCAATTGAGATATACTTAAATAATAGGATAAAAATTAAAGTTCCAGAAACCTGTCCAGAAAATTTATATGAAAATTTAGGAGTATTTGTAACTTTAAATAAAAACAGCAAACTCAGAGGATGTATTGGTTATCCTGAACCAGTTTTACCACTTATTGAAGCTACCATTAATTCTGCAATATCTGCTGCCGTTTCTGATTACAGATTCCCTATTGTAACTGAAGATGAACTTGAAAGTATTAAAATAGAATTAACAGTTTTAACAAAGCCACAACTTATTGATGTACCAAAAGAAAAATATTTAGATAATATTAATATTGGTGAAGATGGTTTAATTGTTGAACAAGGGTTTAACAGAGGTTTATTACTTCCACAAGTAGCTACAGAAAATAATATGGATGAGGATGAATTTCTATCACATACCTGTCTTAAGGCAGGACTTTCACCTAATGCTTGGAGAAGTGATGAGATAAAACTATATAAATTCCAGGGTCAAATATTTGATGAGGAATAG
- a CDS encoding NOG1 family protein → MMIPTIPTVEELLDKGFSRGKKAADMKRSEKIPKRIKGKRIEEVRVTTACQVIEAKLKMIIDRTPEIEELPEFYQDYIDITVGVDDLKQALGGINWAYGIISQLEDEYRNRIRKSAPERANTLRKQAYGRISSVVKKISKDLDFLDFAKNRLRNMPTVNFEATTVVIAGFPNVGKSTLLRQLTDAEPEVANYPFTTKGIQIGHIERHWQDIQIIDTPGLLDRPIGDMNDIELNAIVALEDLADTILFIFDASETCGYYLENQYNLFCEIQNIFDIPFIPLFNKIDLTEYDKKGENYEYINQFIEKTENPLIISAYEGNGIDEILTKFDSIEKIPRSKYPDDDDYY, encoded by the coding sequence ATGATGATACCAACAATACCAACAGTTGAGGAACTGTTAGACAAAGGTTTTAGCAGAGGAAAAAAGGCAGCTGATATGAAAAGGTCTGAAAAAATACCTAAACGTATCAAAGGGAAAAGAATTGAGGAAGTAAGAGTAACCACTGCATGTCAAGTAATTGAAGCTAAACTTAAAATGATAATAGACAGAACTCCTGAAATTGAAGAGTTACCTGAGTTCTATCAGGACTATATAGATATTACCGTAGGTGTGGATGATTTAAAACAAGCACTTGGAGGTATAAATTGGGCATATGGTATTATATCCCAATTAGAAGATGAATATAGAAACAGGATTAGAAAATCAGCTCCTGAAAGAGCAAATACTTTACGTAAACAAGCTTATGGAAGAATATCATCTGTTGTAAAAAAGATTTCAAAAGATCTTGATTTTCTAGACTTTGCTAAAAATAGACTTAGAAATATGCCTACAGTTAACTTTGAGGCTACAACAGTTGTAATTGCAGGTTTTCCAAATGTAGGTAAATCAACATTACTTAGACAGTTAACAGATGCAGAACCTGAAGTTGCAAACTATCCATTTACAACCAAAGGTATTCAGATTGGTCATATTGAAAGACATTGGCAGGATATTCAGATTATTGATACTCCAGGTTTACTTGACAGACCTATTGGAGATATGAATGACATTGAATTAAATGCAATTGTAGCACTCGAGGATTTGGCAGATACCATTTTATTTATTTTCGATGCATCTGAAACCTGTGGTTATTATCTTGAAAATCAATATAATCTATTCTGTGAAATCCAGAATATTTTTGATATACCATTCATACCACTGTTTAATAAAATAGACCTTACAGAATATGATAAGAAAGGTGAAAACTACGAATATATTAATCAATTCATTGAAAAAACAGAAAACCCTTTAATCATATCTGCATATGAAGGTAATGGTATAGATGAAATACTTACAAAATTTGATAGTATTGAAAAAATTCCACGTAGTAAATATCCAGATGATGATGATTACTACTAA